The following proteins are encoded in a genomic region of Saccharopolyspora antimicrobica:
- a CDS encoding pirin family protein encodes MPAITVGDALTLPSIGEVLPQARERDVVSVTTAPSGYEGEGFPVRRAFAGVDLAELDPFIHMDQMGEVEYAPGEPKGTPWHPHRGFETVTYMLDGVFRHQDSHGGGGLITNGDTQWMTAGAGLLHIEEPPEEIVMKGGLFHGIQLWVNLPSQLKMATPRYQDIRGGEVALLRSPDGGAYLRLIAGEIAGHAGPGTTHTPITVSHATLSPGAQLRVPWRPDFNALVYVLAGSGTVGIDGRPVSSGQLAVFGPGDVVSLGADRIQESRSPELEVLLLGGRPIREPIAAYGPFVMNTRDEVRQAFEDFQAGRFGTIPAEDRPGHDVL; translated from the coding sequence ATGCCAGCGATCACTGTGGGCGACGCGCTGACCCTGCCCTCGATCGGAGAGGTTCTGCCGCAAGCCCGCGAGCGCGACGTGGTCTCGGTGACCACGGCGCCCAGCGGCTACGAGGGCGAGGGGTTCCCGGTTCGCCGCGCGTTCGCCGGGGTGGACCTCGCCGAGCTGGACCCGTTCATCCACATGGACCAGATGGGCGAGGTCGAGTACGCACCGGGCGAGCCCAAGGGCACGCCGTGGCACCCGCACCGCGGCTTCGAGACCGTCACCTACATGCTCGACGGGGTGTTCCGCCACCAGGACTCCCACGGCGGAGGCGGCCTGATCACCAATGGCGACACCCAGTGGATGACCGCGGGAGCCGGACTGCTGCACATCGAGGAGCCGCCCGAGGAGATCGTGATGAAGGGCGGCCTGTTCCACGGCATCCAGCTGTGGGTGAACCTGCCGTCCCAGCTGAAGATGGCCACACCCCGCTACCAGGACATCCGCGGCGGCGAGGTCGCCTTGTTGCGCTCCCCGGACGGAGGCGCGTACCTGCGGCTGATCGCCGGCGAGATCGCCGGGCACGCGGGCCCCGGCACCACCCACACCCCGATCACGGTCTCGCACGCGACGCTCTCCCCCGGCGCCCAGCTCCGGGTCCCGTGGCGGCCGGACTTCAACGCGCTGGTCTACGTCCTGGCCGGTTCCGGCACCGTCGGCATCGACGGTCGCCCCGTCTCCTCGGGACAGCTGGCGGTCTTCGGGCCCGGCGACGTCGTGAGCCTGGGCGCCGACCGCATCCAGGAGAGCCGGAGCCCCGAGCTGGAGGTTCTCCTCCTGGGCGGCCGCCCCATCCGCGAACCCATCGCCGCTTACGGGCCTTTCGTCATGAACACCAGGGACGAGGTCCGGCAGGCGTTCGAGGACTTCCAGGCCGGGCGCTTCGGCACCATCCCCGCCGAGGACCGCCCGGGACACGACGTCCTCTGA
- a CDS encoding MFS transporter, with product MLGVLRHPTYRRLFTAQVIALLGTGLATVALALLAYRITGPQAGLVLGTALAIKMTANVLVAPVATALLGHLPRRVILVSLDVIRALAALLLPWVDQIWQIYLLVFVLQAASAAFTPLFQATIPDLLDDEDDYTNALSLSRLAYDMERLVSPALAAAALALVSVNELFLGTAIGFTASALMILAAVLPQPVPARKTGGVFSRTTLGVRSYVAVPRLRGLLALHLSVAAAGAMVLVNTVTVVRDDLAGSDADVTAALAVYGIGSLLVALSLPRALRRWPERPLMLTGSVLGAGTLAAVAVALHAEGPWRWSGLLAAWALLGAAGSLVLTPAGRLLRRSVDSSRRPALFAADYALSHGCWLITYPLAGWLATTWGNAWTPAALAMLAAAATFAVSHFWPADHLDEQEHDHHDLAPGHSHLQDAQPVAATGAWRHTHPYRLDDNHHTWPR from the coding sequence ATGCTGGGCGTACTGCGCCACCCGACCTACCGCCGCCTGTTCACGGCGCAGGTCATCGCCCTGCTCGGTACGGGCCTGGCCACCGTCGCCCTGGCCTTGCTGGCCTACAGGATCACCGGCCCGCAGGCGGGCCTGGTACTGGGAACGGCCTTGGCGATCAAGATGACCGCGAACGTGCTCGTGGCCCCGGTGGCCACCGCGTTGCTGGGACACCTGCCGCGTCGAGTCATCCTCGTCTCCTTGGACGTGATCCGAGCGCTCGCGGCGCTCCTGCTCCCGTGGGTCGACCAGATCTGGCAGATCTACCTGCTCGTGTTCGTCCTGCAAGCCGCATCCGCCGCGTTCACCCCGCTCTTCCAAGCCACCATCCCCGACCTGCTCGACGACGAAGACGACTACACCAACGCGCTGTCGTTGTCCCGCCTGGCCTATGACATGGAACGGCTCGTCAGCCCCGCACTCGCCGCCGCAGCATTGGCCCTGGTCAGCGTCAACGAGCTGTTCCTGGGCACTGCGATCGGATTCACCGCCTCCGCACTGATGATCCTCGCCGCGGTGCTGCCCCAACCCGTCCCTGCGCGAAAGACGGGCGGCGTGTTCTCCCGCACCACCCTCGGCGTGCGCAGCTACGTCGCAGTGCCGCGGTTGCGGGGCTTGCTCGCCCTGCACTTGTCCGTCGCGGCGGCCGGGGCGATGGTGCTGGTCAACACCGTCACCGTTGTGCGCGATGACCTCGCCGGCAGCGACGCCGACGTGACCGCCGCCCTCGCCGTGTACGGCATCGGCTCCTTGCTGGTAGCGCTGTCGCTGCCCCGAGCGCTGCGTCGATGGCCAGAGCGACCGCTCATGCTCACCGGCAGCGTGCTGGGCGCAGGCACCCTGGCCGCCGTGGCCGTTGCCCTTCACGCCGAAGGGCCGTGGCGCTGGTCAGGACTCCTGGCAGCGTGGGCCCTGCTCGGCGCGGCTGGATCACTCGTACTCACCCCCGCCGGGCGACTACTGCGACGCAGCGTCGACAGCAGTCGCCGCCCAGCACTGTTCGCCGCGGACTACGCCCTGTCCCACGGCTGCTGGCTCATCACCTACCCGCTGGCCGGATGGCTCGCGACCACGTGGGGAAACGCCTGGACCCCAGCGGCACTGGCGATGCTGGCCGCAGCGGCCACCTTCGCCGTCTCGCACTTCTGGCCCGCAGATCATCTCGATGAGCAGGAACACGACCACCACGACCTGGCCCCTGGGCACAGCCACCTCCAGGACGCCCAACCGGTCGCGGCCACAGGAGCCTGGCGACACACCCACCCGTACCGGCTCGACGACAACCACCACACCTGGCCCCGTTGA
- a CDS encoding ArsR/SmtB family transcription factor: MYARDNDATAQCWQQLPPGGHVTAAADAFRMLADPTRLRMLWLLCGGEYDVTTLASAVGIARPAVSQHLAKLRLAGLVTTHREGRRALYRARGGHVRRLLAEAIDAADHHITGTPDHD, encoded by the coding sequence ATGTACGCACGCGACAACGATGCAACTGCCCAGTGCTGGCAGCAGCTGCCTCCTGGCGGGCACGTGACGGCCGCCGCGGATGCCTTCCGGATGCTGGCCGATCCCACGCGGCTGCGGATGTTGTGGCTGCTCTGCGGTGGCGAGTACGACGTCACCACCCTGGCCTCCGCGGTGGGCATCGCCCGCCCGGCGGTGTCCCAGCACCTCGCCAAACTTCGTCTCGCCGGTCTGGTCACCACCCACCGCGAAGGCCGCCGTGCCCTCTACCGGGCTCGCGGCGGCCACGTGCGCAGGCTGCTGGCTGAAGCCATCGATGCCGCCGATCACCACATCACCGGCACGCCCGACCACGACTAG
- a CDS encoding GNAT family N-acetyltransferase, translating to MLHHVQSHPRFRGRGVGAALMNHARQIARDEMELEQLHLAARAGMGLEEFYGRLGWKEIGRWPGALRLGPGDDRDEILMVLDPL from the coding sequence ATGCTGCACCACGTCCAGTCCCATCCCCGTTTCCGCGGCCGGGGAGTCGGCGCGGCGTTGATGAACCACGCGCGGCAGATCGCCAGGGACGAGATGGAGTTGGAGCAGCTGCACCTCGCCGCCCGGGCGGGCATGGGACTGGAGGAGTTCTACGGCCGGCTGGGCTGGAAGGAGATCGGCCGGTGGCCGGGTGCCCTGCGGTTGGGCCCCGGTGACGACCGCGACGAGATCCTGATGGTGCTGGACCCGTTGTGA
- a CDS encoding response regulator transcription factor produces MRVLVVEDEPYMAEAIRDGLRLAAIAADIAGDGDTALEMLSVNSYDIAVLDRDIPGPSGDEVAERIVASGSGMPILMLTAADRLDDKASGFGLGADDYLTKPFELQELVLRLRALDRRRAHNRPPVRELAGLRLDPFRREVYRDGRYVALTRKQFAVLEVLVAAEGGVISAEELLERAWDENADPFTNAVRITVSALRKRLGEPWLIATVPGVGYRIDTEPDAGRQGGDRG; encoded by the coding sequence ATGCGTGTGCTGGTTGTCGAGGATGAGCCCTACATGGCCGAGGCCATCCGCGATGGACTGCGCCTGGCTGCGATCGCAGCAGACATCGCCGGGGATGGCGACACCGCTCTGGAGATGCTGAGCGTCAACTCCTACGACATCGCCGTCCTCGACCGCGACATCCCCGGGCCCTCCGGTGACGAGGTCGCCGAACGCATCGTCGCTTCGGGCAGCGGCATGCCGATCCTGATGCTCACCGCTGCGGACCGGCTGGACGACAAGGCCTCCGGGTTCGGGCTCGGCGCCGATGACTACCTCACCAAGCCGTTCGAGCTGCAGGAACTCGTGCTCCGGCTCAGAGCCCTCGACCGCAGGCGCGCCCACAACAGGCCGCCGGTGCGGGAGCTCGCCGGCCTGCGGCTGGACCCGTTCCGCCGCGAGGTCTACCGGGACGGCCGGTACGTCGCGCTCACCCGGAAGCAGTTCGCGGTGCTCGAAGTCCTCGTGGCCGCCGAAGGCGGTGTCATCAGCGCCGAGGAACTCCTGGAACGGGCTTGGGACGAGAACGCCGACCCGTTCACCAACGCCGTGCGCATCACGGTGTCCGCGCTGCGCAAGCGGCTCGGCGAACCCTGGCTGATCGCCACGGTGCCCGGCGTCGGCTACCGCATCGACACGGAACCGGACGCCGGGCGCCAGGGCGGCGACCGTGGATAG
- a CDS encoding sensor histidine kinase produces the protein MDRAPGLSVRLKLTFSYAGFLMIAGVVLLGAFAVFLDGYRERAQDAGEIVIAPSGAELLRDFAPAAVGAIVFLLVFGFAGGWILAGRMLAPLTRITDATRTAARGSLSHRIELEGSQDEFRELADAFDGMLGRLEAHVAEQQRFAANVSHELRTPLAITQTLLDVARKDPNRESSELDERLRVVNARAIDLTEALLLLNRTDQRSFAREDVDLSLIVEEATEALLPLAEKHGVVIETSGDITPTTGSYALLLQLTTNLLHNAIVHNLPECGTVQVSTAVGPEDAVLAVENTGNKLSPHVVSTLTEPFQRGTQRIRSDHAGVGLGLAIAKSITQAHGGTLSLSPRAGGGLCVTVRLPATARQVS, from the coding sequence GTGGATAGGGCGCCTGGGCTGAGCGTTCGTCTCAAGCTCACCTTCAGCTATGCCGGGTTCCTCATGATCGCCGGCGTCGTGCTGCTCGGGGCGTTCGCGGTGTTCCTGGATGGATACCGGGAGAGAGCGCAGGACGCTGGTGAGATCGTGATCGCGCCTTCGGGCGCCGAGCTGCTGCGTGACTTCGCGCCGGCGGCCGTCGGCGCGATCGTGTTCCTCCTGGTGTTCGGTTTCGCCGGAGGGTGGATTCTCGCTGGGCGGATGCTGGCCCCGCTGACCCGCATCACCGATGCCACGCGCACGGCTGCGCGGGGGTCGCTCTCTCACCGGATCGAGCTGGAGGGGAGCCAGGACGAGTTCCGCGAGCTCGCCGACGCCTTCGACGGCATGCTCGGGCGGCTCGAAGCGCACGTCGCCGAACAGCAGCGCTTCGCGGCCAACGTTTCCCACGAGCTGCGGACTCCGCTTGCGATCACGCAGACCCTGCTCGACGTCGCTCGCAAGGATCCGAACCGGGAAAGCAGCGAGCTTGATGAACGCCTCCGCGTCGTCAACGCCCGGGCGATCGACCTCACCGAGGCACTGCTCCTGCTCAACCGCACTGACCAGCGCTCCTTCGCCCGAGAGGACGTCGATCTGTCCCTCATCGTGGAAGAAGCCACGGAAGCACTCCTCCCGCTCGCCGAGAAGCACGGCGTCGTCATCGAAACCTCCGGGGACATCACCCCGACCACCGGGTCCTATGCGCTCCTGCTGCAGCTGACCACGAATCTCCTGCACAACGCGATCGTCCACAACCTGCCCGAATGCGGCACCGTCCAGGTCAGCACCGCTGTCGGTCCCGAGGACGCGGTGCTCGCGGTCGAGAACACCGGCAACAAGCTCAGCCCGCACGTGGTCTCCACCCTCACCGAGCCGTTCCAGCGCGGCACCCAACGCATCCGCAGCGACCACGCCGGTGTCGGCCTCGGTCTGGCGATCGCCAAGAGCATCACCCAAGCGCACGGCGGGACGCTCTCGCTCAGCCCGCGCGCCGGCGGCGGGCTCTGCGTCACGGTACGACTGCCCGCGACAGCCCGGCAGGTCTCGTAG
- the vanX gene encoding D-Ala-D-Ala dipeptidase VanX gives MNDDFGYVDDRVPGIRWDAKYATWDNFTGKPVDGYLANRVVGTRSLCAALEQAREKAASLGFGLLLWDGYRPQRAVDCFLRWSEQPEDGRTKLRHYPNIDRSEMVEHGYVAAKSGHSRGSAVDLTLYHLATGELAPMGGDHDLMDPISHHRAPGITPIEARNREHLRSIMEDCGFDRYDREWWHYSLRNEPHPDVYFDFPII, from the coding sequence ATGAACGACGACTTCGGCTACGTCGACGACCGGGTGCCGGGCATCCGCTGGGACGCCAAGTACGCCACCTGGGACAACTTCACCGGCAAACCGGTGGACGGCTATCTGGCGAATCGCGTCGTCGGCACCCGCTCCCTGTGCGCGGCCTTGGAGCAGGCACGCGAGAAGGCAGCCTCCCTCGGCTTCGGTCTTCTCCTCTGGGACGGGTATCGCCCCCAACGCGCCGTCGACTGCTTCCTCCGCTGGTCCGAACAGCCAGAAGACGGCCGGACCAAACTGCGGCACTACCCGAACATCGACCGGTCCGAGATGGTCGAGCACGGCTACGTGGCCGCGAAGTCGGGCCACAGCAGGGGCAGCGCGGTCGACCTGACGCTCTACCACCTCGCCACCGGCGAGCTGGCTCCCATGGGCGGCGACCACGACCTCATGGACCCGATCTCACATCATCGAGCCCCCGGAATCACGCCGATCGAGGCCCGGAACCGCGAACACCTCCGCTCCATCATGGAGGACTGCGGATTCGATCGGTACGACCGCGAATGGTGGCACTACTCGCTCAGGAACGAGCCCCATCCCGATGTCTACTTCGACTTTCCCATCATCTGA
- the vanA gene encoding D-alanine--(R)-lactate ligase, whose protein sequence is MSRLKVGVIFGGACEEHPVSVKSAREVARNLDTEKYEPFWIGITTGGDWRLCDGPDADWENAATRPVTLSPDRSVHGLLVMGQEGYEAVHLDVVFPVLHGRLGEDGAIQGLLELSGIPYVGCDVQASAVCMDKSLAYTVAKSAGIATPVFSVVAESEEVDPDRLRYPVFVKPARSGSSFGVSKVTRAEELPSALSAARKYDSKVLIEEGVSGGEIGCAVLGELSGLVTGEVDRVDLSHGFFRIHQEDSPETGSENSTFIVPADISEESRQLVQETAKTIYRALGCEGLARVDMFLTDDRRVVLNEVNTMPGMTSYSRYPRMMAAAGVPLSDLIDRLISTALHGKKR, encoded by the coding sequence ATGAGCAGGTTGAAGGTCGGAGTCATCTTCGGAGGCGCTTGCGAGGAGCATCCCGTCTCGGTCAAGTCGGCGCGAGAGGTGGCGAGGAACCTCGACACCGAGAAGTACGAGCCGTTCTGGATCGGCATCACGACCGGCGGCGACTGGAGGCTCTGCGACGGCCCCGACGCGGATTGGGAGAACGCCGCCACTCGCCCGGTCACGCTGTCACCTGACCGAAGCGTGCACGGCCTGCTGGTCATGGGGCAGGAAGGCTACGAGGCGGTGCACCTCGACGTCGTCTTCCCGGTGCTTCACGGCAGGCTCGGGGAGGACGGCGCGATCCAGGGCTTGTTGGAGCTCTCCGGCATCCCCTACGTCGGCTGCGACGTTCAGGCCTCTGCCGTGTGCATGGACAAGTCCCTGGCCTACACCGTCGCCAAGAGCGCGGGAATCGCCACCCCGGTCTTCTCGGTCGTCGCGGAGAGCGAAGAGGTCGACCCGGACCGCCTCCGGTATCCCGTCTTCGTGAAGCCCGCCCGTTCGGGCTCCTCGTTCGGCGTCAGCAAGGTCACCCGGGCCGAGGAATTGCCGAGCGCGCTGAGCGCGGCGCGGAAGTACGACTCGAAGGTCCTGATCGAGGAGGGCGTGTCCGGCGGCGAGATCGGTTGCGCGGTCCTCGGGGAACTGTCCGGCCTGGTCACGGGCGAGGTGGACCGGGTCGACCTCTCGCACGGATTCTTCCGGATCCACCAGGAGGACTCCCCCGAGACCGGATCGGAGAACTCGACCTTCATCGTTCCCGCCGACATCTCCGAGGAATCGCGCCAGCTCGTCCAGGAGACCGCCAAGACCATCTACCGCGCCCTGGGCTGCGAGGGACTCGCCCGCGTCGACATGTTCCTCACCGACGACAGGCGGGTGGTCCTCAACGAGGTCAACACCATGCCCGGCATGACGTCCTACAGCCGCTACCCGCGGATGATGGCCGCCGCCGGGGTGCCGCTGTCCGATCTGATCGACCGGCTCATCTCGACGGCCTTGCACGGGAAGAAGCGATGA
- a CDS encoding D-isomer specific 2-hydroxyacid dehydrogenase family protein: protein MAGSSPSAIPTALMVFGCSRDEAAVFREMGARLGASTTIVESAVCEANAELARGSRCISVNHKAQITDSTLQALSEAGVEYISTRSIGYDHIDLEHAERVGISVGNVAYSPDSVADYTLMLMLMAVRHAKSTIRRTDSHDYRLSEARGKELRDLTVGVVGTGRIGTAVIDRLRGFGGRVLAHDKPSHAGADYVPLDELIEQSDIITLHTPLTADTRHLLDRHRIERMKSGAYIVNTGRGPLLDTEALLSALESGRLGGAALDVLEGEEGIFYADCRNGQLENEALVRLQRLPNVLISPHSAYYTEHALRDIVENSLINCLNFENGRTA, encoded by the coding sequence ATGGCCGGGTCGTCCCCCTCCGCCATCCCGACGGCGCTCATGGTCTTCGGGTGCAGCCGGGACGAAGCCGCCGTGTTCCGCGAGATGGGTGCCCGCCTCGGTGCCTCAACCACGATCGTCGAGTCGGCCGTCTGCGAAGCCAATGCCGAACTGGCGCGCGGCAGCCGGTGCATCAGCGTGAACCACAAGGCACAGATCACCGACTCCACGCTTCAGGCGCTCAGCGAGGCCGGTGTGGAGTACATCTCCACCAGAAGCATCGGCTACGACCACATCGACCTGGAGCACGCCGAGCGCGTCGGCATCTCGGTGGGCAACGTCGCTTACTCTCCGGACAGCGTGGCCGACTACACGTTGATGTTGATGCTGATGGCCGTCCGCCACGCGAAATCCACCATCCGGCGCACCGATTCCCATGACTACCGGCTGAGCGAGGCCCGCGGCAAGGAACTGCGAGACCTGACCGTGGGCGTGGTCGGGACGGGGCGCATCGGCACAGCGGTGATCGACCGGCTGCGAGGCTTCGGGGGCCGCGTGCTGGCCCACGACAAGCCGTCTCACGCCGGGGCCGACTACGTACCTCTGGACGAATTGATCGAGCAGAGCGACATCATCACGCTCCACACCCCGCTCACCGCGGACACGCGCCACCTCCTCGATCGCCACCGCATCGAGCGGATGAAGTCCGGCGCGTACATCGTCAACACGGGTCGCGGACCGCTGCTCGATACCGAGGCCCTGCTGTCGGCGTTGGAGAGCGGCAGGTTGGGCGGTGCCGCGCTGGACGTGCTCGAAGGCGAGGAAGGGATCTTCTACGCCGACTGCCGGAACGGGCAGCTCGAGAACGAGGCCCTGGTGCGGCTGCAGCGCCTGCCGAACGTGCTGATCAGTCCGCACTCCGCCTATTACACGGAGCACGCCCTGAGGGACATCGTCGAGAACAGTCTCATCAACTGCCTGAACTTCGAGAACGGGAGAACAGCATGA
- a CDS encoding amidase: MEWSFQAAEELVAALRAGAVTSVELTDEAIARIVRDDEAINAICVPDFDRARAAAHRADQARARGEDQPLLGIPVTVKESYNIAGLPTSWGMPQHRDYMPAEDAVQVSRLKAAGAVVLGKTNVPLGLQDIQSFNDIYGTTNNPWDHGRTSGGSSGGSAAALASGFGALSIGSDLAGSLRTPAHFCGVYAHKPTLGLAATRGMVAPPAPALPVELDLAVVGPMARTARDLTLLLDVMAGLDPLTLGKAHHLTLPPARHERLCDFRVLVLDEHPLLPTGSAVRAGVNRVAAALVDGGARVERRSPLLPDLTEAATLYMQLLISGSVARFPVESHEQLRTRAAALSAGDQSLDAVRLRAMVFSHHDWIEANNRRELHRHCWRQLFAEFDAVVCPITPTPAFPHDHSPNPMERHVDIDGVEHPYFDQLVWAGLATMPGLPATAVPAGRSPEGLPVGVQLIGPMFEDRTPLRLAELLERTTGGFQAPK; the protein is encoded by the coding sequence ATGGAGTGGAGCTTTCAGGCGGCCGAAGAGCTGGTGGCCGCGTTGCGCGCCGGTGCGGTGACATCGGTGGAACTGACCGACGAGGCGATCGCCCGCATCGTGCGCGACGACGAGGCGATCAACGCGATCTGCGTGCCGGACTTCGACCGCGCGCGGGCCGCCGCGCACCGTGCCGACCAGGCACGCGCGCGCGGTGAGGACCAGCCGCTGCTCGGCATTCCGGTGACGGTCAAGGAGTCGTACAACATCGCCGGGCTGCCCACGAGCTGGGGCATGCCGCAACACCGGGACTACATGCCTGCCGAGGACGCGGTGCAGGTGTCGCGGCTCAAGGCCGCGGGCGCGGTGGTGCTCGGCAAGACCAATGTGCCGTTGGGGCTGCAGGACATCCAGAGCTTCAACGACATCTACGGCACCACCAACAATCCGTGGGATCACGGTCGCACGTCGGGCGGCTCCTCCGGCGGATCGGCGGCGGCCCTGGCATCCGGGTTCGGCGCGCTGTCCATCGGCTCCGACCTCGCCGGTTCGCTGCGGACCCCCGCGCACTTCTGCGGCGTCTACGCGCACAAGCCGACGCTCGGACTGGCGGCGACCCGCGGCATGGTCGCGCCGCCGGCACCGGCATTGCCGGTCGAGCTCGACCTCGCCGTCGTCGGCCCGATGGCGCGTACCGCCCGTGACCTCACGCTCCTGCTCGACGTCATGGCCGGGCTGGATCCGCTGACGCTCGGCAAAGCGCACCACTTGACGCTGCCGCCCGCGCGCCATGAGCGGCTCTGCGACTTCCGGGTCCTGGTCCTCGACGAGCATCCGCTCCTCCCGACCGGGTCCGCTGTGCGGGCGGGCGTGAACCGGGTGGCCGCCGCGCTCGTCGACGGCGGCGCCCGCGTCGAACGGCGCAGTCCGCTGCTGCCCGATCTGACCGAAGCCGCGACGCTCTACATGCAGTTGCTGATTTCGGGCTCCGTCGCGCGTTTTCCCGTCGAATCGCACGAGCAGCTGCGGACCCGCGCCGCCGCACTGAGCGCCGGCGACCAGAGCCTCGACGCCGTGCGGCTGCGCGCCATGGTGTTCAGCCACCACGACTGGATCGAGGCGAACAACCGCCGCGAACTCCACCGCCACTGCTGGCGGCAGCTGTTCGCCGAGTTCGACGCCGTGGTGTGCCCGATCACGCCGACGCCCGCGTTCCCGCACGACCACAGCCCGAATCCGATGGAACGGCACGTCGACATCGACGGCGTCGAGCACCCCTACTTCGACCAGCTCGTCTGGGCCGGTTTGGCCACCATGCCCGGCCTGCCCGCCACCGCCGTACCCGCGGGCCGGTCCCCCGAGGGCCTGCCGGTCGGAGTGCAGCTCATCGGTCCGATGTTCGAGGACCGCACCCCGCTGCGGCTGGCCGAACTGCTCGAGCGGACGACCGGCGGCTTCCAGGCGCCGAAGTAG